One Streptomyces sp. NBC_01217 genomic region harbors:
- a CDS encoding amino acid adenylation domain-containing protein, giving the protein MDDSHAGQDGVDLPLSPEAGAVLARYSRGDDDTALDVLLAVVAILLRRYHGDGPVALDVPAADIGMPGHTGTASLVVRFARGNTLRDVLLEVRDLVAALRDGAKGSSLPGPPTLKDRPLRADVLVSLGSPEPTTVDHDVTITLGGRDTDTLRISSPSGRVPGWFRSSIGAHLMSLIGLFEDSGRPASSVEEVVREHVEEAVRGFNATEQDFSTDRTVLELFRERVRLAPEAEAVISASRILSFADLRRHSLDIARDLRRRLGVSEGDVVAVLTARDHCAVTAVLGIMEAGARYLPLHPEWPQDKTRHILAQVGARALLVHERLAGPATAALGLPSLVLAPDAGPGAPEAEAAHEKAGNAHTGMPGLRDPDAPGPDDIAYIVFTSGTTGVPKGVAVAHRGLSNTVLDHIERFAMVPTDRYLQFMAASFDGFLLDIFSTLCAGAALVIADEDTIRDPGALMAWSDKHQATVSTITPSYLRLLDPARLAGLRILVSAGEAISPELAARLARHTTLYNGYGPTEATINSTLHRIDPHRGETSVPIGGPSANKKIYVVDNGLRQQPVGVVGEICIAGVGLAAGYVGDEGLTSEKFVPNPFSGGPRLYRTGDYGAWTPEGELLFRGRSDNQVKVNGYRIDLKELEDALRAHPEVISSFATTFTTSHGTDEIAVFFRSDTLDEEGVREHLASAIAEYMLPHRVVAVPDWPLTVHGKTDGAALRHLLRNQDVLRKKTIGRLTRWLHERAVPTAAPPAAIAGEVTALTAEERASLPASPSS; this is encoded by the coding sequence GTGGACGACAGCCACGCCGGCCAGGACGGTGTCGACCTTCCGCTGTCCCCCGAGGCCGGCGCTGTGCTCGCCCGGTACTCCCGCGGTGACGACGACACAGCACTCGATGTCCTTCTCGCAGTGGTGGCCATCCTGCTGCGTCGCTACCACGGTGACGGTCCCGTCGCCTTGGACGTGCCGGCTGCGGACATAGGAATGCCCGGACACACCGGCACGGCCTCCCTGGTAGTCCGGTTCGCCCGCGGGAACACCCTCCGGGACGTACTGCTGGAGGTGCGGGACCTCGTGGCCGCCCTGCGCGACGGTGCCAAGGGTTCATCCCTCCCCGGGCCGCCCACCCTGAAGGACCGGCCCCTGCGAGCCGACGTGCTCGTGAGCCTCGGCTCCCCCGAGCCCACGACGGTCGACCACGACGTGACCATCACCCTTGGCGGCCGTGATACGGACACACTGCGGATCAGCAGTCCCAGTGGACGGGTTCCGGGGTGGTTCCGGAGCAGCATCGGCGCCCACTTGATGAGCCTGATCGGCCTGTTCGAGGACAGCGGTCGACCGGCCTCGTCCGTGGAGGAGGTGGTGCGCGAGCACGTGGAGGAGGCCGTCCGCGGCTTCAACGCCACGGAGCAGGACTTCTCAACGGATCGCACCGTCCTGGAACTGTTCCGGGAACGAGTGCGCCTTGCCCCCGAGGCCGAGGCGGTCATCAGTGCGTCACGCATTCTGTCCTTCGCCGACCTCCGTCGTCACTCCCTTGACATCGCACGGGACCTGCGGAGGCGCCTTGGGGTGTCGGAGGGCGACGTCGTCGCGGTCCTGACGGCCAGGGACCACTGCGCGGTCACGGCGGTGCTCGGCATCATGGAAGCCGGGGCCCGCTACCTTCCGCTCCACCCGGAGTGGCCACAGGACAAGACGCGGCACATCCTCGCGCAAGTCGGCGCCCGGGCGCTCCTCGTGCATGAGCGCCTTGCCGGTCCCGCCACAGCCGCCCTGGGGCTACCGTCGCTGGTGCTCGCACCGGATGCCGGCCCAGGGGCGCCGGAGGCGGAAGCCGCGCACGAGAAGGCAGGAAACGCACACACCGGCATGCCGGGGCTGCGGGATCCCGACGCCCCAGGACCCGATGACATCGCGTACATAGTGTTCACTTCCGGAACTACGGGTGTGCCGAAAGGTGTGGCGGTCGCGCACCGGGGCTTGAGCAACACCGTGCTCGATCACATCGAGCGCTTCGCGATGGTCCCCACCGACCGCTATCTACAGTTCATGGCAGCCTCCTTCGACGGATTCCTGCTCGACATCTTCTCAACACTGTGCGCCGGCGCTGCACTTGTCATCGCCGACGAGGACACGATCCGTGATCCGGGCGCCCTCATGGCGTGGAGTGACAAACACCAGGCCACGGTCTCCACGATCACCCCGTCCTATCTGAGGCTCCTCGACCCCGCCCGGCTTGCCGGTCTGCGCATTCTGGTCTCCGCGGGTGAGGCGATCAGCCCCGAGCTGGCCGCCCGTCTCGCACGGCACACGACGCTCTACAACGGATACGGCCCCACCGAGGCGACGATCAACTCGACCCTGCACCGCATCGATCCGCACCGGGGCGAGACATCCGTGCCAATCGGTGGACCCAGTGCCAACAAGAAGATCTACGTGGTGGACAACGGGCTGCGACAGCAGCCCGTGGGGGTCGTCGGGGAGATCTGCATCGCAGGCGTGGGACTCGCCGCCGGGTACGTGGGCGACGAGGGTCTCACGAGCGAAAAGTTCGTGCCGAATCCCTTCTCGGGCGGTCCGCGGCTCTACCGGACCGGCGACTACGGGGCCTGGACGCCGGAGGGCGAGCTGCTGTTCCGGGGGCGGTCGGACAACCAGGTCAAGGTCAACGGTTACCGGATCGACCTGAAGGAGCTGGAGGACGCTCTTCGGGCCCACCCCGAGGTCATCAGCAGCTTCGCCACAACGTTCACCACCTCCCATGGCACGGACGAGATCGCCGTCTTCTTTCGAAGCGACACCCTTGACGAGGAGGGCGTCCGAGAACACCTGGCGTCCGCGATCGCCGAATACATGCTGCCGCACAGGGTCGTCGCGGTCCCCGACTGGCCGCTCACCGTGCACGGCAAGACGGACGGTGCCGCCCTGCGACACCTGTTGCGGAACCAGGACGTGCTGAGGAAGAAGACCATCGGGCGGCTGACACGATGGCTTCACGAACGCGCTGTGCCCACGGCTGCCCCTCCCGCGGCGATCGCCGGCGAGGTCACCGCTCTCACAGCCGAGGAGCGTGCGTCGCTCCCCGCCTCACCTTCTTCGTGA
- a CDS encoding pyridoxal-phosphate-dependent aminotransferase family protein: MLPLEDERTQAYAEVFTRVLENLRRLLATDNDVLLFTSSMTGAFEGALQNLLSSGDGVLVVSNGAFGERWAAMAEAYGLKVTAVRHEWGHPWDLERIAAAASDTPGLRVAVGVHCETSTGMVNDIRGFAAATAPLVTVVDSASGAGACELRTDQWGIDVVVGGCQKALMTPPGLAFTSISERAWALHRQARLPRFYFDWTEAREALQAEVPRTPWTPAISLINQLDVALRQIHEEGMDNVLDRHVRLGRLARAGVHGLGLRLFSPDEDRHAAVTAVKLPADIDGDAFVNLLLERYGIQLTGSQGPLQGTVLRLGHCGFVDAFDVLTALAAIELGLAELGHTVAPGSGVAAAMQVLR, encoded by the coding sequence ATGCTGCCCCTTGAGGACGAACGCACCCAGGCGTACGCCGAGGTGTTCACTCGGGTGCTGGAGAATCTGCGGCGGCTCCTGGCCACCGACAACGACGTGCTCCTCTTCACCTCAAGCATGACCGGAGCCTTCGAGGGCGCGCTGCAAAACCTCCTCTCCTCTGGCGACGGTGTGCTGGTCGTCAGCAACGGTGCGTTCGGGGAACGCTGGGCAGCCATGGCCGAGGCCTACGGGCTCAAAGTCACCGCAGTCCGGCATGAATGGGGCCACCCCTGGGATCTGGAGCGCATCGCCGCGGCCGCCTCCGACACACCTGGCCTGCGCGTGGCCGTCGGCGTCCACTGCGAGACGTCCACCGGCATGGTCAACGACATCCGCGGCTTCGCCGCCGCGACCGCGCCGCTGGTGACCGTGGTCGACTCCGCCTCCGGGGCTGGTGCCTGCGAGCTGCGTACCGACCAGTGGGGAATCGACGTTGTCGTCGGAGGATGCCAGAAGGCCCTGATGACACCGCCGGGACTGGCCTTCACCAGCATCAGCGAGCGGGCCTGGGCACTCCACCGGCAGGCCCGGCTGCCCCGCTTCTATTTCGACTGGACCGAAGCCCGCGAGGCCTTGCAGGCCGAGGTGCCGCGCACCCCGTGGACGCCTGCCATCTCACTGATCAACCAGCTGGACGTGGCACTGCGGCAGATCCACGAGGAAGGCATGGACAACGTGCTCGACCGCCATGTCCGGCTCGGCCGTCTGGCCCGGGCCGGAGTCCATGGCCTCGGGCTGCGGCTGTTCTCCCCGGATGAGGACCGGCACGCGGCGGTGACCGCCGTGAAACTACCCGCCGACATCGATGGCGACGCATTCGTGAACCTGCTGCTGGAGCGGTACGGCATCCAGCTCACCGGATCGCAGGGCCCGTTGCAGGGGACGGTGCTGCGATTGGGGCACTGCGGGTTCGTCGACGCCTTCGACGTCCTCACCGCGCTAGCGGCGATCGAACTGGGGCTGGCCGAGCTCGGTCACACGGTCGCGCCCGGCAGCGGCGTCGCCGCGGCCATGCAGGTACTGCGATGA
- the gntD gene encoding guanitoxin biosynthesis L-enduracididine beta-hydroxylase GntD: MHPDIARALAVWEEEPLDRRLVAYVVPAGPGQSIDEAELGKHLAGTPHSPDAFVELAELPQDEHGGVDSAALPAYVVATDLLALWGREFTDAHVTLHDEFFELGGYSLLAVRLTVLIRERYGIDLPLADFFDLPTVLDVAEHLVARGASAAASPPLDAAPPSMDELLDEIGQLSEEDVLALLGPDSGMEAADPATGPSHPSSATVVHHASVHRESGPDRATAETRTRGGIWTIELTGDEIGQVETLIRQLLTAHPTIKSDGFLEDVVLCAQEMPRTIRRQANEFRLHEPAGGCLFTGLPVNDQQIGDTPAQWGGQAEGQGATRREDAFLLMCASLLGDPISWATQQHGRLIHDVIPIAGHELEQINSSTSAPLWWHTEDAFHPFRAEYVGLMCLRNPDAVETTYAVFDDLNLPSEIRATLFEPRYVIRPDESHLPKNRDTNSRLDAPAELLQRSFAWVERMATAPEKVPVLFGDPNQPYGRLDPYFMDRVDGDPAAVAAFDALTAEIDDKLSEIVLSPGDVLFIDNYKAVHGRKPFTARFDGRDRWLRRTNVSRDLRKSRGARTASGSRVIF; this comes from the coding sequence ATGCACCCGGACATAGCTCGGGCCCTTGCGGTCTGGGAGGAGGAGCCCCTGGACCGACGTCTGGTGGCCTATGTGGTTCCGGCTGGGCCGGGCCAGTCGATCGATGAGGCGGAGCTCGGGAAACACCTCGCCGGCACACCGCACAGCCCGGACGCCTTCGTCGAGTTGGCCGAGCTCCCGCAGGACGAACACGGTGGAGTGGACTCGGCGGCACTGCCGGCGTACGTCGTTGCCACGGACCTGCTCGCCCTCTGGGGGCGGGAATTCACCGATGCCCATGTCACTCTGCACGACGAGTTCTTCGAGCTCGGCGGATACTCGCTCCTCGCCGTTCGGCTCACCGTCCTGATACGGGAGAGGTACGGCATCGACCTGCCGCTCGCGGACTTCTTCGATCTGCCCACCGTGCTGGATGTGGCTGAACACCTTGTCGCCCGAGGCGCGTCTGCCGCGGCGTCCCCACCCCTGGATGCGGCGCCGCCGAGCATGGACGAACTTCTCGACGAGATCGGCCAGCTCTCCGAGGAGGACGTCCTCGCCCTGCTGGGGCCGGACTCCGGCATGGAAGCAGCGGACCCGGCAACCGGACCGTCCCACCCGTCCTCGGCGACTGTCGTGCACCACGCTTCCGTCCACCGTGAGAGCGGGCCGGACCGTGCAACAGCCGAGACACGGACCAGAGGCGGTATCTGGACCATTGAGCTGACGGGCGATGAAATCGGGCAGGTCGAAACCCTGATTCGACAGCTCCTGACGGCCCATCCGACGATCAAGAGCGACGGTTTCCTTGAGGACGTCGTGCTCTGTGCGCAGGAGATGCCGCGGACCATACGTCGCCAAGCCAATGAATTCCGGCTCCACGAGCCGGCCGGAGGCTGCCTGTTCACCGGCCTACCGGTGAACGATCAGCAGATCGGGGACACTCCCGCGCAGTGGGGAGGACAGGCGGAGGGCCAAGGGGCCACGCGCCGCGAGGACGCATTCCTGCTGATGTGCGCTTCCTTGCTGGGCGATCCCATCAGTTGGGCGACCCAACAGCACGGCCGGCTCATCCACGACGTGATCCCCATCGCTGGGCACGAGCTTGAGCAGATCAACTCCTCGACCTCGGCACCCCTGTGGTGGCACACGGAGGACGCCTTCCACCCGTTCCGCGCGGAGTACGTGGGACTCATGTGCCTGCGGAACCCGGACGCGGTGGAGACAACGTACGCGGTCTTCGACGACCTGAACCTCCCCTCGGAGATCCGCGCGACCCTCTTCGAGCCGAGGTATGTCATCCGGCCGGACGAGTCACACCTGCCCAAGAACCGGGACACCAACAGCCGGCTGGACGCCCCCGCGGAACTGCTGCAGCGCAGCTTCGCCTGGGTCGAGCGGATGGCCACGGCGCCGGAGAAGGTTCCTGTGCTCTTCGGCGACCCGAACCAGCCGTACGGACGGCTCGACCCGTACTTCATGGACCGCGTCGACGGGGATCCCGCAGCAGTGGCAGCCTTCGACGCCCTGACAGCGGAGATCGACGACAAGCTGAGCGAAATCGTACTCAGCCCCGGTGACGTGCTCTTCATCGACAACTACAAGGCTGTGCATGGCAGGAAGCCATTCACAGCGCGCTTCGACGGCCGCGACCGGTGGCTGCGCAGGACGAACGTCAGCCGCGACTTGCGTAAGTCCCGCGGCGCCCGGACCGCCTCGGGCTCCCGCGTCATCTTCTGA
- a CDS encoding MbtH family protein: MDRSTAPADSERFLVVLNSEEQYSIWPALRQPPAGWRPEGKEGSREECLEHIGTVWTDMRPRSVRLHDEASR, from the coding sequence ATGGATCGTTCCACTGCACCTGCGGATTCAGAACGCTTCCTCGTGGTGCTCAACAGCGAGGAGCAGTACTCGATCTGGCCCGCCCTGCGGCAGCCGCCGGCGGGCTGGCGGCCGGAGGGAAAGGAGGGCAGCCGTGAGGAGTGTCTGGAGCACATCGGCACGGTGTGGACCGATATGCGTCCCCGAAGTGTCCGACTGCACGACGAAGCAAGCCGCTAG
- a CDS encoding D-2-hydroxyacid dehydrogenase: MAGEHVGVRLFGAPQAIADSIAASWPEAVLHGEDTAADCRAAIAWQAAEDALVAFLSAHPECRWLHSTAAGVPPRVLRWAEGRSVVLTNGSGAHGRAVAEHVLALLLAHYKRLPALLSDQRSRRWQPAAAGELYGRRAGVVGLGDLGRTTAALLSAFGVRVTGYRRSGAAVPEVDAVFGPGRLAEFLSGLDILVLAAPLTPSTKGLIGAQQMALLSPGAVLVNVGRGPVVDEAALLAALRSGQLSGAALDVFDTEPPPPLSELWSEPGVIISPHSADATAGTDTRSLELIIDNVGRFRSDADLHNVVDAARGY, encoded by the coding sequence GTGGCTGGCGAGCACGTAGGGGTGCGCCTGTTCGGAGCGCCGCAGGCCATCGCGGACAGCATCGCCGCCTCCTGGCCGGAGGCCGTACTCCACGGGGAGGACACTGCGGCCGATTGTCGAGCTGCGATCGCGTGGCAGGCGGCTGAAGACGCACTGGTCGCGTTCCTGTCGGCGCACCCGGAGTGCCGCTGGTTGCACAGCACCGCGGCAGGCGTGCCCCCACGCGTGCTGCGGTGGGCGGAAGGGCGGTCCGTGGTGCTGACCAACGGGAGCGGTGCGCATGGTCGTGCGGTCGCTGAGCATGTACTGGCACTGCTGCTCGCCCACTACAAGCGGCTCCCCGCGCTGCTGAGCGATCAGCGGTCCCGGCGCTGGCAGCCCGCTGCGGCCGGGGAACTGTACGGCCGTCGGGCGGGCGTGGTCGGCCTGGGCGACTTGGGCCGTACCACCGCGGCGTTGCTGTCGGCCTTCGGTGTCCGTGTCACGGGATACCGGCGCTCCGGCGCGGCGGTGCCCGAGGTCGACGCGGTCTTCGGCCCGGGCCGTCTGGCGGAGTTCCTCAGTGGCCTCGACATCCTGGTCCTGGCGGCACCGCTGACCCCGTCGACCAAGGGCCTCATCGGGGCTCAGCAGATGGCGCTGCTCAGCCCCGGCGCAGTGCTGGTCAACGTTGGCCGGGGGCCGGTGGTGGACGAGGCCGCGCTGCTGGCGGCCCTGCGCTCGGGGCAGTTGTCAGGTGCCGCACTTGATGTGTTCGACACGGAGCCACCTCCTCCGCTCTCGGAGCTCTGGTCGGAGCCCGGTGTCATAATCAGCCCACACAGCGCAGACGCCACTGCGGGGACGGACACCCGGTCGCTTGAACTGATCATCGACAACGTCGGTCGGTTCCGATCCGATGCCGACCTGCATAACGTCGTAGATGCGGCGCGTGGTTACTGA
- a CDS encoding TauD/TfdA family dioxygenase yields MELARVSRALAAEGATGNTVLSMGAVPAELGAALDEMVRPPSPAVGYRVVKGLLAEYDEPGPTPLRWSLADPGINAAFDIGLALTASRLGRVFGWTGQQDGRIVHNILPSPGQEHLQVGASSVVPLAWHSEDAFHPQRADFLLLACVRNPDGIGSRLSTISGAAPSEEDVDQLARPLAAVMPDASYGEAAGDRPGLVGAPTVWRGDDKGLRVRYDPSYSRWLTDDGRFHQAYGRLGQRFEDAGFVVPLDPGDLLIIDNDTSVHGRVAFRPRYDGTDRWLKRILVRSGRRRPASEQNEHGYDQVQVDPYRAPTRRGA; encoded by the coding sequence GTGGAGCTGGCGCGGGTCTCGCGGGCTCTGGCCGCCGAAGGCGCAACCGGGAACACCGTCCTGTCCATGGGTGCGGTTCCCGCCGAACTGGGAGCTGCCCTGGACGAGATGGTCCGGCCTCCCAGTCCCGCGGTCGGGTACCGGGTGGTCAAGGGCTTGCTGGCGGAATACGACGAGCCAGGGCCGACCCCGCTGCGCTGGTCGCTGGCGGATCCCGGGATCAACGCCGCTTTCGATATCGGCCTGGCGCTCACTGCGTCGCGGCTCGGCCGGGTCTTCGGCTGGACCGGCCAGCAAGACGGCCGCATCGTGCACAACATCCTGCCCAGCCCTGGGCAGGAGCACCTCCAAGTCGGCGCCAGCAGCGTGGTCCCTCTGGCCTGGCACAGTGAGGATGCCTTCCACCCGCAGCGCGCCGACTTTCTGCTGCTGGCCTGTGTGCGCAACCCGGACGGAATCGGCAGCCGACTGTCCACGATCTCCGGCGCCGCACCCTCCGAGGAAGACGTCGATCAACTGGCGCGGCCGCTGGCTGCGGTGATGCCGGACGCCAGTTACGGGGAGGCGGCGGGGGACCGGCCCGGGCTTGTGGGGGCGCCGACGGTGTGGCGGGGAGACGACAAGGGACTCCGTGTGCGGTACGACCCCTCGTACTCCCGCTGGCTCACCGACGACGGGCGTTTCCATCAGGCCTACGGTCGGCTCGGCCAGCGTTTTGAAGACGCCGGCTTCGTCGTTCCGCTGGATCCCGGGGATCTGCTGATCATCGACAACGACACCTCTGTACACGGCCGCGTGGCCTTCCGGCCGCGCTACGACGGCACCGACCGCTGGCTCAAGCGGATACTCGTGCGCTCCGGTCGGCGACGGCCGGCGAGCGAGCAGAACGAGCACGGCTACGACCAGGTCCAGGTCGACCCGTACCGGGCACCGACCCGCAGAGGGGCCTGA